The DNA sequence CCCAGGCGCGCCATAATGCTGCCGCCAGCGAGAGCGCCGATCACGAGCCACGGCATGCGCGGGTCGCTCACGCCGCGACGGCGCAACTCCCACCAATAGATGACACCCGCGGCGATCAGCCCGAGCAGCACGAACGCGGAGTGCGTGTCGATCGCCGGGCCGAAGCCGAGGAGGGTGTCAATCGTGGGATACATGTCAGCTGAACCAGCCGCTCACAAGATTGACAACGCCCCACACCCAAAACGGGATCGCCGCCGCCGCCACCACCGCGAGCGCCACCAGATACGTCAGCACCAGGCGGGTGTCGCCGAGTTTGCAGCGCGAGCGCAAGAGGCCAGCCGCCCGCGCCCGCCGGTAACCGCCAATAGCGACGAGGGCGAACACCAGCACCGCAATCGGCCCGGTGAGCGCCGCAATCGCGGCAATCGTCGCGAAGACGCACAGCCGGAGCGGGTCGAACGGCAGCCCAACCGACTCGTCATACTGCCGAACGTGTGGCATCTCACTCATGCGCACCCACCGGTTCCGCCTCACCGCGCGTCACCGCTTCCCGCGCATCCGCACCGCCGTGTGCTTGCGCATCGCGCGCATCGGCATCGTCCCGCGCATCCGCACCACCGCGCGCTCCCGCACCGCGCGCATCCGCGCCCCGCGCCTCGGCACCGTCGCGCGCCACCGTATTCCGCGTATCGCGCGTCACCGCATCCCATGCCACAGCACCACCCCGCGCCTCAGCCCCAACACGCTCCGCCTCGGCACGGACAGCGTCGGCATCGGCGCTCCTGCCCGAAGCCCCATCGCGCACGCTGATCACCGGCCCGAGCCCGACCGGTTGTGCGTTGCGCGCGGTCGCGGTCGAAATGCGCTGGCGCGACAGCGGCGCCCACGCCTGCACCGCGCAGAACGGCGCACACTGGTGCGCTGCGGTGTCGTCGTTGACCGTCGCCACGTGCACGCAGCACTGAGTGAGGCGTTCTTCGATCATGGTGTTGATGTCCATAAACGGCTTCACCGTGATGCGCAGCACGCGCTCGCCGAGCATCTTGCGCAGCCGCTTGTGTTGACCAGGCAGCACGGTCGTTGCCAACGCCGTCAAGGTTCCGATACCGATGTCGCAGTTGACGCAAATGTCTCGCCAAATCGATGACATCGAGGGGTGCGACAGGCTGGACTGCTCGCTGAACAGGTCAAGCAGCGAGTTCTTCACCGCCTCCTTCATCGACGCGTTAATCGAGCTGTCTGCGATGCGGTTCGCGATCATGTCGGGCTCAAGATCAAGAAACTGCTTGAGCTTTTCATGCCCGATAAGCGAGGTGAGCGAGCGCCACTGTGCCGAATCATCCTTCAAGAAGTAGCCGACCGAGCAGCAGTGCGGGTGCGAACACGGCAGCGCCGTGAGGTCGCGCCACGTGATTGCACCGTCGGTCTGCGGCCCGAGACGCGTGAGTACTCCGGTATGGGTGAGGCGATCGTTGGGGTCGATGCCAGAGTTGCGACCGGAACCAAAAACCGGCTGAATCGTGACGCCGCCCACGTAGGGGGTCGCCTGCGCGACACGGATGACATCGCCAATCTCACCGTCGTTGACGCCCTGAGCTGCGGTCATGGTGAGGGTCATGAAAACCCCGGCAGCACTCAACCGCTCGATCGCCCGCTCTTTGAACCGGCGAATGTCGGCACCGCGGTGAAACTTCGAAGCCTCGGCCGAGGTTCCGTCGTACTGCAGATAGATCTCAACCCGCTCGCGGTGCTTCTTCAAGAACGCGACAAACTCGTCGTCATTCGCGATGCGCAAGCCGTTGGAGTTAAGCAAAATACGCACAACGGGGCGGGCCACCAGTTGCTCAATGAGTTGCTCAAGCCACGGGTACAGCGTCGGCTCGCCACCGGAGAGCATGAGCACGTCGATGCGGTTGTTCTCCCGCGACAGACGCGCATCGACGGAGGCCAGCACTTCGGCGAGCGGCGCGACCGCTGAAGCCGCGGGGCCCGACTCGGCGAAGCACGTCGGGCAGCGCAAGTTGCAATGGTCGGTGAGGTCTTCGAGCAGGATGCAGGTGTGCTGGGTCTGCATTTCGGGGAGGCCATCGAGATACGCGCTCGGCACCGGCTTAAAGTTGCCGCGCATATCGGGCACGTGCACCTTGGTGGGGGCTGTCCACTCCTCCAGATAGCTCAGAATCTCGGCCGATTCGTCGTACATCGTCCGGATCAATCCGTGCGTCTGGCAGCCACGCTCAAGATAGACCGTGTCGCCTTCGACAGCTAACCAGCCGGAGAGCCGCGCCACGTCGCTGAGCGGCCGATCCGGCTCCTCTTCATGGCAGAGCGGACAAAACGCATTCACATAACGGTGGATGCGATAGTCACGAAGCGGCTGCCCCGGCGAAGAATTGGTCATACGCGCACGGTACCAGCGCGAGCCACGCCACGGGTGTCACACCGACCGGTGTGTGGATAGCT is a window from the Microbacterium sp. NC79 genome containing:
- a CDS encoding radical SAM protein, translated to MTNSSPGQPLRDYRIHRYVNAFCPLCHEEEPDRPLSDVARLSGWLAVEGDTVYLERGCQTHGLIRTMYDESAEILSYLEEWTAPTKVHVPDMRGNFKPVPSAYLDGLPEMQTQHTCILLEDLTDHCNLRCPTCFAESGPAASAVAPLAEVLASVDARLSRENNRIDVLMLSGGEPTLYPWLEQLIEQLVARPVVRILLNSNGLRIANDDEFVAFLKKHRERVEIYLQYDGTSAEASKFHRGADIRRFKERAIERLSAAGVFMTLTMTAAQGVNDGEIGDVIRVAQATPYVGGVTIQPVFGSGRNSGIDPNDRLTHTGVLTRLGPQTDGAITWRDLTALPCSHPHCCSVGYFLKDDSAQWRSLTSLIGHEKLKQFLDLEPDMIANRIADSSINASMKEAVKNSLLDLFSEQSSLSHPSMSSIWRDICVNCDIGIGTLTALATTVLPGQHKRLRKMLGERVLRITVKPFMDINTMIEERLTQCCVHVATVNDDTAAHQCAPFCAVQAWAPLSRQRISTATARNAQPVGLGPVISVRDGASGRSADADAVRAEAERVGAEARGGAVAWDAVTRDTRNTVARDGAEARGADARGAGARGGADARDDADARDAQAHGGADAREAVTRGEAEPVGAHE